The following proteins come from a genomic window of Terribacillus aidingensis:
- a CDS encoding EAL domain-containing protein yields MQEVTGTYNVTFVVVSIFIAILSSYIALDMCSRINRTTGWRKFFWFISSSLLMALGIWSMHFISMLAYKLPVEVTYDPGIVILSMIFSFAGTSIAFYLSSIKMTAFRLFAGSISMGAAIVSMHYIGMMAMRLDGMMHHGGAYYYLSIIIAIIASCVSLLLFHYFQNKTGQTQHLFKFFSAITMGIAICGMHYTAMKAAVVHVNSSSILPEPVFTPNNINLAISVMLVILLTQVLAFVSTSTDQKLAEQADRLRYIANHDELTNLPNRRYFEQQLLVYLEERKNGQAALFFMDLDRFKAVNDTLGHKFGDKLLQLVTLRLSQMLPERSMLARLGGDEFTLLHPAAEKEDATQLAQAIIQCVKEPFFIEGRKVSVSTSIGIALIPDNGTTSKEVMRFADIAMYLAKESGRSNYKFFANDSLHDSQPLLLESELCSAIANGEIQVYFQPKMASAGDCVYGVEALCRWIHPIHGIIPPAKFIPLAEKNGDIIALDMKMIELVFAEMNKEAFRDLHVAVNISTQQFYNNRFLSFIRKQMEIYPEVDVTKLEIEITEETAIQDVEGAAHTIMELKGLGIRIALDDFGKGYNSLNYLKQLPVDTLKIDRAFIANLPEDFQDQAIVSSIVTLAKKLQLSIVAEGVESEEQLTWVQNLQCDYAQGYMFSKPLQVSELLTYLDTFNATHKKKATLI; encoded by the coding sequence ATGCAGGAAGTCACTGGTACATATAACGTCACCTTTGTTGTCGTGTCCATATTCATTGCAATACTTTCATCTTATATCGCCCTGGATATGTGTTCCAGGATAAACCGCACGACAGGCTGGCGTAAATTCTTTTGGTTTATCTCCAGTTCACTTCTGATGGCTCTCGGTATCTGGTCGATGCATTTCATATCCATGCTGGCGTATAAACTGCCCGTGGAGGTCACCTACGATCCTGGCATTGTCATCTTGTCCATGATTTTCTCTTTTGCTGGTACCTCTATCGCTTTTTATCTTTCTTCTATAAAAATGACTGCATTCCGTCTCTTTGCAGGAAGCATCTCTATGGGAGCAGCAATTGTAAGTATGCATTACATAGGCATGATGGCCATGCGTCTAGACGGTATGATGCACCATGGAGGAGCCTATTACTATTTATCAATCATCATTGCTATTATAGCATCTTGTGTCTCACTGCTCCTGTTCCATTACTTCCAAAACAAAACCGGTCAAACACAGCATTTGTTTAAGTTTTTCAGCGCAATTACGATGGGCATTGCCATTTGCGGCATGCACTATACGGCAATGAAAGCGGCTGTCGTCCATGTGAACAGCAGTTCAATTCTGCCTGAACCTGTGTTTACGCCGAATAACATCAATCTTGCTATTAGCGTGATGCTTGTGATCCTGCTGACACAGGTATTGGCTTTTGTCTCTACTTCTACGGATCAGAAGCTGGCCGAACAAGCAGATCGATTGCGATATATCGCAAATCATGATGAATTGACGAATCTACCGAATCGCCGTTACTTTGAACAGCAGCTGCTTGTCTATTTAGAAGAGCGTAAAAATGGCCAAGCAGCTCTGTTCTTCATGGATTTGGATCGTTTTAAAGCAGTCAATGATACGCTCGGACATAAATTCGGCGACAAGCTGCTGCAGCTTGTCACATTGCGCCTTTCACAGATGCTTCCAGAACGGAGCATGCTTGCTCGACTAGGCGGAGATGAATTCACCTTGCTTCATCCAGCTGCTGAAAAGGAAGATGCGACACAGCTGGCACAAGCTATCATACAATGCGTAAAAGAGCCATTTTTCATTGAAGGACGGAAAGTGAGTGTCAGCACAAGTATCGGAATCGCTTTGATTCCTGATAATGGGACAACGAGTAAGGAAGTAATGCGTTTTGCTGATATCGCCATGTATTTAGCAAAAGAAAGCGGCAGGTCGAATTATAAGTTCTTTGCCAATGACAGCCTGCATGACTCACAACCATTGCTGCTGGAATCGGAATTATGCAGCGCCATCGCCAATGGAGAAATTCAGGTGTATTTCCAGCCTAAGATGGCAAGCGCCGGGGATTGTGTCTATGGTGTCGAAGCTCTATGCCGCTGGATTCATCCCATCCACGGAATCATTCCGCCAGCTAAGTTCATCCCATTGGCAGAAAAGAATGGAGACATCATTGCGTTAGATATGAAGATGATTGAACTTGTCTTTGCCGAAATGAACAAAGAAGCGTTCCGGGATCTTCATGTTGCGGTTAACATCAGCACCCAGCAATTTTATAACAATCGCTTCTTAAGCTTCATTCGCAAACAGATGGAGATATATCCTGAAGTAGATGTAACGAAACTGGAAATCGAAATAACAGAGGAAACCGCAATCCAAGATGTAGAAGGTGCTGCACATACAATAATGGAGTTAAAGGGATTAGGAATTCGTATTGCGCTCGATGACTTCGGTAAAGGCTACAATAGTCTCAATTACTTAAAACAATTGCCTGTAGACACACTAAAAATCGATCGCGCCTTCATTGCGAATTTGCCCGAGGATTTTCAGGATCAAGCCATCGTCTCTTCCATTGTGACGTTAGCGAAAAAACTCCAGCTCTCTATAGTAGCAGAAGGTGTGGAAAGCGAAGAACAGCTGACTTGGGTACAAAACTTACAGTGTGATTATGCACAAGGCTATATGTTCAGCAAACCGCTGCAAGTGTCCGAGCTCCTAACTTATCTCGATACTTTCAATGCAACACATAAAAAGAAGGCGACCCTCATATAA
- a CDS encoding helix-turn-helix domain-containing protein: MKSEELCPRFESGMELLSKRWTGLIIFRLLEGSQRFSELESSLPISGRLLSERLKELEAAGITTRTVYPDTPVRIEYELTEKGHALRPVITSIREWAEKWVTPDEPAPTK; this comes from the coding sequence ATGAAATCCGAAGAATTATGTCCACGCTTTGAGTCAGGAATGGAGCTTTTAAGCAAACGTTGGACTGGTCTTATCATTTTCCGCCTCTTAGAAGGATCACAGCGATTCTCTGAATTGGAATCGTCCCTGCCAATCAGCGGGCGTTTGCTCTCTGAACGTCTTAAAGAGCTGGAAGCAGCGGGCATTACAACAAGAACAGTATATCCGGACACACCCGTCCGTATTGAATATGAACTGACTGAAAAGGGTCATGCATTGCGCCCTGTGATTACTTCCATAAGAGAATGGGCGGAAAAATGGGTTACACCGGATGAACCAGCCCCAACAAAATAA
- a CDS encoding GtrA family protein, whose product MKKIWKLEFTRFIIVGVLNTICYYLVYLLFYQLADIYYLVSHWIGIIISMIFSFFLNSYFTYGVRPTWRKFFQFPLTQAVNIAVSSVLVYIFVEGFGWSGTVAPIAAVFFTVPITFVITSKIMKNGREDVTHEA is encoded by the coding sequence ATGAAAAAAATATGGAAGCTTGAATTTACCCGTTTTATTATCGTCGGTGTACTGAACACCATCTGCTATTACCTGGTATATCTGCTCTTCTATCAGCTTGCAGATATTTATTATCTCGTATCCCATTGGATTGGGATCATCATCAGCATGATTTTTTCGTTTTTCTTGAACAGTTATTTCACGTACGGTGTACGGCCAACGTGGCGGAAGTTTTTCCAGTTCCCGCTGACGCAGGCTGTCAATATAGCCGTATCTTCTGTTTTAGTGTATATATTCGTCGAAGGCTTCGGCTGGAGCGGTACAGTGGCGCCGATTGCAGCTGTTTTCTTCACTGTGCCAATCACGTTTGTCATCACAAGTAAAATCATGAAGAATGGACGTGAGGATGTAACACATGAAGCGTAG
- a CDS encoding YfhO family protein has product MKRSWKLVLLVLAALTFAILVHMHFIREYVDGRFMLGPNDGMAQMLPFKQHLYDQYTQGNFFYSFSFGLGGGIYSQLAYYFSTSIVYLITLLVIKLLDIANVIGSPDVITWAKAILPVSIIRLTAALLLAVGVFRYLRIPLVPAFIGACFYAGSAIYFRHVVYWEFFANAFLWLPLLVLGVEKIIRERKPYWFIAAVAISVFDNFYFSYISFIFIGIYAIARWFIKLSEDELPIKSQLLFFIPSVLLGFGIGSISFIPSVYAFLNNYRPAFEDPIPFYGNDDNILFTSRTLLLPVLFVFLICVGGFYKNKLFRLFALLSILFIFFQGSPRIASIFNGFSAPQYRFEYLSMFVVAGTIAVGLTQLHKVKKWQLLVAIGLTVLLYSLYLHHDMALDLADDWAKYVWTGAALVLLAFLFYILKRKGWMLGICLTVVFATYIPLINAHQEKQLSDAGNVENSTQQLLTSDKYASNEQRGLIDDVLASDESFARLEWKTNDNNTNMVLGFPGISIYSSILNKELLFFYYHDLNIDMKRESVSRYSGFGNRANLYSMLNGKYIMFDKEEKIAAPYGFRPYMESSNYIVYRNDNLLPFARVTATAFEEKELESHTPLEREHAMLDGIILSESSSTEEAESLPDLMDKVSVEAAGGTYQDGQLQVDQTEGGLDLKLGDDLPQTGDYYVSFYLKNNDASAPLYDLTVNEFETNRKSQQSIYRTKVDELTIRVKAADTIRIRLPEGSYTMKDFRLQHEDYQKLDFAVAEAEDIPFSISHNQVTVDYDNLQEDSYLKIPVPYEKGWQVTVNGESRELLKADYAFLGVQLQNGENHIVFTYRPPYWNILVVLCIGSLLVSLVWGILLRKRHMAGEKGEKEA; this is encoded by the coding sequence ATGAAGCGTAGTTGGAAACTGGTGCTGCTTGTTTTAGCGGCACTCACATTTGCTATTTTAGTACATATGCATTTCATCCGAGAATACGTTGACGGCCGTTTCATGCTGGGACCAAATGATGGAATGGCACAAATGCTGCCCTTTAAGCAGCATTTGTATGATCAATATACGCAGGGGAATTTCTTCTATTCATTCTCCTTTGGACTTGGCGGCGGAATTTACAGTCAGCTGGCTTATTATTTCTCGACCAGCATCGTTTATCTGATCACATTGCTTGTGATAAAGCTGCTGGACATTGCCAATGTGATTGGAAGCCCGGATGTCATCACGTGGGCAAAAGCGATCCTGCCAGTTAGTATCATTAGGCTTACAGCAGCACTCTTGCTGGCGGTGGGTGTGTTTCGGTACTTACGCATACCGCTTGTACCTGCTTTTATCGGAGCGTGCTTCTATGCCGGCAGTGCCATCTATTTCAGGCACGTCGTGTACTGGGAATTTTTCGCCAATGCCTTTCTGTGGCTGCCGCTCCTTGTACTAGGAGTGGAGAAAATTATCCGGGAGCGAAAACCTTACTGGTTCATTGCTGCAGTGGCAATCTCCGTTTTCGATAATTTCTATTTTTCATACATAAGCTTTATTTTTATAGGGATTTATGCGATAGCGCGCTGGTTCATCAAGCTATCAGAAGATGAGCTGCCTATCAAATCCCAGCTGCTCTTTTTCATACCGTCCGTATTGCTTGGGTTCGGGATCGGTTCCATTTCATTCATCCCGTCTGTCTATGCCTTTTTGAATAATTACCGGCCGGCATTCGAAGACCCGATACCTTTTTATGGGAACGATGATAACATCTTATTCACAAGCAGAACGTTACTTCTGCCTGTATTATTTGTCTTCTTAATTTGTGTAGGAGGCTTTTATAAGAACAAGCTGTTCCGGTTGTTTGCACTGCTAAGCATCTTGTTCATTTTCTTCCAGGGAAGTCCTCGTATAGCGAGTATTTTCAATGGTTTTTCAGCTCCGCAATACCGTTTTGAGTATTTATCCATGTTCGTTGTTGCAGGGACTATTGCTGTGGGACTTACACAGTTACACAAGGTGAAGAAATGGCAGCTGCTGGTTGCTATAGGACTTACAGTTCTGTTATATAGTCTTTATTTGCACCATGATATGGCGCTGGATTTGGCAGATGACTGGGCGAAGTATGTTTGGACCGGAGCAGCGCTTGTGTTGCTGGCATTCCTTTTCTATATTCTAAAAAGGAAAGGATGGATGTTAGGTATCTGTCTGACGGTTGTTTTTGCAACGTATATACCGCTGATCAATGCCCATCAGGAGAAGCAGCTCTCTGATGCTGGGAATGTAGAGAATTCCACGCAGCAGCTACTGACAAGTGATAAATACGCAAGTAATGAACAGCGGGGACTGATAGATGATGTACTCGCGTCAGACGAGAGCTTTGCAAGACTCGAATGGAAGACAAATGATAATAACACAAATATGGTCCTAGGTTTTCCAGGTATCAGTATTTATTCGAGCATTTTGAATAAGGAGCTGCTGTTTTTCTATTATCATGATTTGAATATCGATATGAAACGGGAAAGCGTCAGCCGCTATTCGGGGTTTGGAAACAGAGCGAATTTGTACAGTATGCTGAATGGAAAATATATAATGTTCGATAAAGAAGAGAAAATAGCTGCGCCATATGGTTTTAGACCGTACATGGAGAGCAGTAATTATATTGTTTACCGGAATGATAACTTACTGCCATTTGCGAGAGTTACTGCAACTGCGTTTGAAGAGAAGGAATTGGAAAGTCATACACCGCTTGAACGGGAGCATGCAATGCTTGATGGTATTATTCTTTCTGAAAGCAGTTCGACTGAAGAAGCCGAATCACTTCCGGATCTGATGGATAAGGTCTCAGTGGAAGCAGCAGGAGGAACCTACCAGGATGGTCAGCTCCAAGTAGATCAAACAGAGGGCGGCCTGGATCTGAAGCTGGGTGATGATTTGCCGCAGACAGGTGATTATTACGTTAGTTTCTATCTGAAAAATAACGATGCCAGCGCACCATTATACGACTTGACAGTCAATGAGTTCGAAACAAACAGAAAATCGCAGCAGTCAATTTATCGCACGAAGGTCGATGAATTGACAATTCGGGTTAAAGCGGCCGATACTATCCGGATACGCTTGCCAGAGGGAAGCTATACAATGAAAGACTTCCGTTTGCAGCATGAAGACTATCAAAAGCTTGATTTTGCCGTTGCTGAAGCAGAGGACATTCCATTCTCCATAAGCCATAATCAGGTAACAGTAGACTATGATAATCTGCAGGAAGACAGCTATCTAAAAATACCTGTACCTTATGAGAAAGGCTGGCAGGTAACAGTCAATGGTGAAAGCCGGGAGCTTTTGAAAGCAGATTATGCGTTCCTTGGCGTACAGCTGCAGAACGGAGAGAACCACATTGTTTTCACTTATCGGCCGCCTTATTGGAATATACTGGTAGTTCTATGTATCGGAAGTCTGCTCGTTTCTCTAGTATGGGGAATTCTCTTGCGAAAACGTCATATGGCGGGTGAGAAAGGTGAAAAAGAAGCGTAA
- a CDS encoding nucleoside deaminase, translated as MDHHYYIDYACKLAVANVNSGKGGPFGAVIVKDGEIVGEGTNLVTSLHDPTAHAEIQAIRNATSKLGHFELEDCIIYSSCEPCPMCLGAIYWARPKALYFAYTKKDAAVIGFDDDFIYQEIEKPYEERKIHTVQLRGDETADPMRAWTEKEDKVEY; from the coding sequence ATGGATCATCATTATTACATAGATTATGCGTGCAAATTAGCGGTTGCCAATGTGAACAGCGGCAAGGGCGGGCCATTCGGTGCCGTCATTGTAAAAGATGGAGAGATTGTCGGTGAAGGAACGAACTTAGTGACAAGCTTGCATGACCCAACGGCACATGCAGAGATACAGGCCATACGTAACGCAACGAGCAAATTGGGTCATTTTGAGCTTGAGGATTGTATCATTTATTCCAGCTGTGAGCCTTGCCCGATGTGTTTGGGAGCAATTTATTGGGCTCGTCCGAAAGCATTGTACTTCGCTTATACGAAAAAGGATGCTGCTGTAATTGGATTCGATGATGATTTCATTTATCAAGAGATAGAAAAACCTTATGAGGAACGAAAGATTCATACGGTACAGCTCCGTGGTGATGAGACAGCAGATCCAATGAGAGCATGGACAGAGAAGGAAGATAAGGTGGAATATTAA
- a CDS encoding glycosyltransferase family 2 protein has translation MAGKLLSVIVPSFNEAENVKLFYEELAKELQYSPYDYEVIYVDDGSSDTTLLELKELAHMHYNVQYVSFTRNFGKEAAILAGFQHAKGDCAVVIDADLQHPVALLHELLEGFEEGYDQVIARRNRKGESLPRKVLSTMYYKIINRFIDVRIQNGVGDFRLLSRRAIDALLILSEGNRFSKGLFSWIGFEQKTVYYDNVCRQNGESKWSFGKLFDYGIDGIVSFNTKPLRACLYAGFIVLFLSLAYILYTFVEVLVRGVVTPGYFTLITAILFLGGVQLVSLGVIGEYIGRIYNETKRRPHYLVKDTNIEVRKQYEKNMEA, from the coding sequence ATGGCTGGGAAATTACTATCCGTAATTGTGCCTTCGTTTAATGAAGCGGAAAATGTTAAGCTCTTCTATGAAGAACTTGCCAAAGAATTACAATACTCACCTTATGACTATGAAGTGATTTATGTGGATGATGGCAGTTCTGACACCACGCTATTGGAACTGAAAGAATTAGCGCATATGCACTACAACGTGCAGTATGTGTCTTTCACGAGGAATTTCGGGAAAGAGGCAGCAATATTGGCCGGCTTCCAACACGCCAAAGGAGATTGTGCAGTCGTCATTGATGCGGATTTACAGCATCCGGTTGCGCTTTTGCATGAACTGCTGGAAGGATTCGAAGAGGGATACGATCAAGTTATCGCGAGAAGAAACAGAAAAGGGGAAAGCCTTCCACGCAAAGTGCTTTCGACAATGTACTATAAGATCATCAATCGGTTTATCGATGTCCGTATCCAGAATGGTGTTGGGGATTTCCGTTTGCTCAGCCGCCGGGCTATCGACGCCCTATTAATCCTGAGCGAGGGCAATCGATTTTCAAAAGGATTATTTTCTTGGATCGGATTTGAGCAGAAGACAGTCTACTATGATAACGTCTGCCGTCAAAACGGGGAATCCAAATGGTCATTTGGAAAACTGTTTGACTATGGTATAGATGGTATCGTATCTTTCAATACAAAGCCATTGCGTGCCTGCTTATATGCTGGTTTCATCGTGTTATTCCTATCGCTGGCGTATATCCTTTATACATTTGTGGAAGTGCTAGTCCGAGGAGTGGTCACACCGGGTTATTTCACTTTGATCACTGCCATCCTGTTCCTGGGCGGAGTGCAGTTAGTCAGTTTGGGCGTAATCGGAGAATATATCGGCCGTATTTACAACGAAACAAAACGAAGACCGCATTACCTGGTAAAAGATACGAATATCGAGGTAAGGAAACAATATGAAAAAAATATGGAAGCTTGA
- a CDS encoding lysozyme family protein produces MKKKRKRKQQSLSTAFGTVFLFGLGLFFLLFIISVLVENDDKEQQEGRVLSEDVLAYRDTVEQELAKSNQESLAPLVLSVMMQESGGRGDDPMQSSESRCGEVGCIKNPEESVSYGVAHFLRMLEEADGEEAVAIQAYNFGRGFIGFVEENGGEFSEDLAVQFAQQQYKKVDNPEDYRCIRPESEELDACYGDIHYVDAVYSYLPAAEAAYKEK; encoded by the coding sequence GTGAAAAAGAAGCGTAAAAGAAAGCAGCAATCTCTTTCTACAGCATTCGGAACAGTATTTTTATTCGGATTGGGTCTCTTCTTTCTGCTATTCATTATCTCTGTTTTGGTAGAGAATGACGACAAAGAGCAGCAGGAAGGCAGAGTGCTGTCTGAAGATGTACTAGCTTATCGGGATACGGTAGAACAGGAATTGGCTAAATCGAATCAGGAGTCTCTGGCGCCGCTCGTTCTCTCGGTTATGATGCAGGAATCCGGCGGCAGAGGAGATGATCCGATGCAGTCTTCTGAAAGCAGATGCGGTGAGGTTGGCTGCATCAAGAACCCAGAAGAGTCAGTTTCCTACGGTGTTGCCCATTTTCTCCGTATGCTGGAAGAAGCGGATGGAGAGGAAGCTGTCGCTATCCAAGCATATAACTTCGGAAGGGGTTTTATCGGTTTTGTTGAAGAAAACGGTGGCGAGTTCAGTGAGGACTTGGCAGTTCAATTCGCTCAGCAGCAATATAAGAAGGTTGATAATCCGGAAGACTACCGCTGTATAAGACCTGAGTCCGAAGAACTGGATGCATGCTACGGAGATATTCATTATGTGGATGCAGTCTATAGCTACTTGCCGGCTGCTGAAGCGGCTTATAAAGAAAAATAA
- a CDS encoding NAD(P)/FAD-dependent oxidoreductase: MRNDFIYDVIIVGGGTTGLYTSFYTKLRKMTTLLIEATSDFGGKVAQFYPEKHIYDVGAYPVATGEEMVARLLDQSRKAEPEIITGEFVEQIRKQENGIFEVETTASKLYMARTIILTCGMGTYQMKPLRLDEAALYENKNLHYYLKSAEKFRDKRVTVYAMNRTGIDWAMSLEKIAKDVTLLNQRDYFLYTPPQVIEALEKTSIRVKYNHKVTKLLGNSQGLHTLLVERDGLQMMYETDALLYYENVNLTQTPFANWGIGTDKNKVIVDHKMATNVPGIYAAGDAVQYSNKNMLIATGFAEAITAVNSAKLYLDPSASAQVYSTIEYQKNRG, translated from the coding sequence GTGCGGAATGATTTTATCTACGATGTGATCATCGTAGGAGGCGGAACGACCGGATTATATACTTCCTTTTATACAAAGCTGCGGAAGATGACGACTTTATTGATTGAAGCCACTTCGGATTTCGGCGGGAAAGTAGCGCAGTTCTATCCGGAAAAGCACATTTATGATGTAGGTGCTTATCCTGTTGCTACTGGGGAAGAAATGGTTGCCAGACTGCTTGATCAAAGCAGGAAGGCAGAACCGGAAATCATAACAGGAGAGTTTGTCGAGCAGATAAGAAAACAAGAAAATGGGATATTCGAAGTTGAAACAACCGCCAGTAAGCTGTATATGGCTCGTACGATCATCCTCACCTGCGGAATGGGAACCTACCAGATGAAACCGCTGCGGCTTGATGAAGCGGCTCTTTATGAGAATAAAAATCTGCATTATTATCTTAAGTCAGCTGAAAAATTCCGGGATAAGCGTGTCACAGTCTATGCAATGAATCGGACGGGAATCGATTGGGCGATGTCGCTTGAGAAAATCGCTAAGGATGTGACATTGCTAAATCAGCGTGATTATTTCTTATATACGCCACCGCAAGTGATTGAAGCGCTTGAGAAGACATCAATACGCGTAAAATACAATCATAAAGTGACCAAGCTATTAGGGAACAGCCAAGGATTGCATACATTATTGGTGGAACGGGATGGTCTGCAGATGATGTATGAAACAGATGCGCTGTTGTATTATGAAAATGTCAACCTTACCCAAACTCCATTTGCCAACTGGGGAATCGGGACGGATAAGAACAAGGTCATCGTGGACCATAAGATGGCGACCAATGTACCGGGCATCTACGCAGCGGGAGATGCTGTACAATATAGCAATAAGAATATGCTGATTGCGACAGGATTCGCAGAGGCAATCACAGCGGTCAATAGTGCAAAGTTATATTTGGACCCTTCAGCGAGTGCGCAAGTATACAGTACAATTGAATACCAAAAAAATAGAGGCTGA
- a CDS encoding Cof-type HAD-IIB family hydrolase, with product MPKLVAIDLDGTFLNQNYTISSLHADAVKKAQQKGAEIVIATGRADFDVRRLFQSEQLSTWVIGANGASTCDPEGYLIVSLPMETIYAKEIIAWLNEENYYYEIVTNNDIFITKKAKQLLQDEMDIVWNVDRNEMERACERQLGQANLQEIDDYIDVFQAEKEIYKITIVSFDEERRRVAADTLSKKGLNLFSSADFNIEIVDGKASKGNALKKLAKKLDVKQEDIIAIGDSMNDLPMLEVAGTKVAMGNATDEVKQHCDYTTETNEKDGVAHMLEREILQK from the coding sequence ATGCCCAAATTAGTAGCAATAGACCTAGACGGAACATTTCTTAATCAAAATTACACTATATCCTCTCTGCACGCAGACGCTGTAAAAAAAGCGCAGCAAAAAGGGGCTGAAATTGTTATAGCAACAGGAAGAGCTGATTTTGATGTTCGGCGCCTCTTCCAAAGTGAACAGCTTTCTACCTGGGTTATCGGAGCAAACGGAGCTTCCACCTGTGATCCAGAAGGATATCTTATAGTTTCCTTACCCATGGAAACAATTTACGCAAAAGAAATAATCGCTTGGCTTAATGAAGAAAACTATTATTATGAAATCGTCACTAATAATGACATATTCATCACGAAAAAAGCAAAACAGCTGCTACAGGATGAAATGGATATCGTCTGGAACGTGGACAGAAATGAGATGGAGAGAGCTTGCGAGCGTCAGCTTGGACAGGCGAATCTCCAGGAGATAGATGACTATATCGATGTCTTCCAAGCGGAAAAAGAAATTTATAAGATAACGATTGTCAGCTTTGATGAAGAAAGACGACGCGTTGCGGCCGATACATTAAGCAAGAAAGGGCTGAATCTATTTTCTTCAGCCGATTTTAATATTGAAATTGTTGATGGGAAAGCATCAAAAGGAAACGCATTAAAAAAACTTGCAAAGAAACTGGACGTGAAGCAAGAAGATATCATTGCAATCGGCGACAGCATGAATGATTTGCCGATGCTGGAAGTGGCAGGAACGAAGGTAGCGATGGGCAATGCAACGGATGAGGTGAAGCAGCATTGTGATTATACAACCGAAACGAACGAGAAAGATGGCGTTGCCCATATGCTCGAACGTGAAATACTACAAAAATAG
- a CDS encoding FAD-linked oxidase C-terminal domain-containing protein, protein MDIVKELSKLIHPGRISTAAAVISQHNHNASYHPAADPDVVIFPENAQEVSAVLSFANEHGIPVTPFGKGSSLEGHAIPYEGGISLDLGLMNGLKTISEEDGFVVVGSGLTQFQLNDALKKYKLFFSVDPGAEATLGGMAGTNASGSYTVKYGTMRDNILDMEVVLPSGEIIHTGSKAVKSSSGLHLSGLFAGSEGTLGIITELTLRVYPIPEASVAARAVFDDFEEAVAAVVRLRTAGLDLARIEFVDAVSVAHVNRFANTSYIEQPTIFFELNGEVEHLQHQIKRMEKLLEPFHVAEFLAETDLASQERLWDARHNLAYYYIQAAPTKRMLVTDVCLPISELAEAILHARQAVDGSGLEAGIVGHVGDGNFHIIAMADFEDPNEVTAAKQLHREIVDYALAHEGTCTGEHGVGVGKKSYQPKEHGTAYELMRTIKRAIDPRGIMNPGKLID, encoded by the coding sequence ATGGACATTGTTAAAGAATTGAGTAAATTGATTCATCCCGGGAGGATATCAACAGCGGCGGCAGTCATCAGCCAGCACAACCATAATGCATCCTATCACCCAGCGGCTGATCCAGATGTGGTCATCTTTCCCGAAAATGCACAAGAAGTCAGCGCAGTTCTATCGTTTGCCAACGAACATGGAATACCTGTTACTCCTTTCGGTAAAGGTTCTAGTTTAGAGGGGCACGCGATTCCTTATGAGGGAGGCATCTCTCTCGACCTTGGATTAATGAATGGCTTGAAAACCATTAGTGAGGAAGATGGTTTTGTCGTTGTCGGGTCAGGTCTGACACAGTTTCAATTGAATGATGCCCTAAAGAAATATAAATTATTCTTCAGTGTAGATCCTGGTGCTGAGGCGACACTTGGAGGTATGGCAGGCACGAATGCAAGTGGTTCTTATACCGTCAAATACGGCACAATGCGGGACAATATCTTGGACATGGAGGTTGTTTTGCCGAGCGGGGAAATCATACATACGGGTTCGAAAGCCGTGAAGTCCTCTTCCGGGCTGCATTTATCCGGATTATTTGCGGGCTCAGAAGGAACGCTTGGTATTATTACAGAACTCACTCTCCGTGTGTATCCAATTCCGGAAGCAAGTGTAGCAGCTCGTGCTGTGTTCGATGACTTTGAAGAGGCCGTGGCAGCTGTGGTGAGACTACGTACTGCGGGACTCGACTTGGCTAGAATCGAGTTTGTTGATGCGGTCTCAGTAGCGCATGTCAATCGATTCGCTAATACATCTTATATCGAACAGCCGACAATCTTTTTCGAGTTGAATGGTGAGGTTGAGCATCTTCAGCATCAAATCAAACGGATGGAGAAATTATTGGAGCCGTTTCATGTGGCGGAATTCCTAGCAGAAACCGATTTGGCATCGCAGGAGCGTCTGTGGGATGCGCGGCATAATCTTGCTTATTACTACATTCAAGCTGCACCAACAAAACGGATGCTCGTGACAGATGTATGTCTGCCGATATCAGAGCTTGCGGAGGCAATCCTGCACGCAAGACAAGCAGTTGATGGCAGCGGCTTGGAGGCTGGTATCGTTGGTCATGTAGGCGACGGGAATTTCCATATCATCGCGATGGCGGATTTTGAGGATCCCAATGAAGTAACGGCAGCTAAACAGCTCCATAGGGAAATAGTTGACTATGCACTTGCCCATGAGGGCACATGTACAGGTGAGCATGGTGTAGGAGTAGGGAAGAAGAGCTATCAGCCAAAAGAACACGGTACAGCTTACGAATTGATGCGAACCATCAAGCGGGCTATTGATCCGCGAGGAATCATGAATCCTGGCAAACTTATTGATTAA